A DNA window from Undibacterium sp. YM2 contains the following coding sequences:
- a CDS encoding bifunctional enoyl-CoA hydratase/phosphate acetyltransferase, whose product MNTINTATNEQDLISNVVYEDLQIGQTASQVRTLTNTDIQAFATVSGDVNPAHLDAEYAEHTLFHGVIAHGMWGGALISTILGTRLPGPGTIYLEQNLHFVKPVRIGDTLTVSATVVAKDDAKKRVTLDCEIRNQKGDKVVYGNALVIAPTEKVSRPRAHLPTMAMFNLGERQQHLVDSVKDLAAIPCAVVHPCDVDSLQGAVDAAKHGLIIPVLIAPLAKLVAVAAAANIDIGSYEQIDVPHSHAAAEKAVELAASGKVEALMKGSLHTDELMHAVVECAALRTKRRLSHVYHLDVPMYHKLLLLTDAALNIYPSLPEKADILQNAINLAHALNITEPKVALLSAVETVNPKINSTIDAAALCKMAERKQITGAIVDGPLAFDNAISARAAQIKGIVSAVSGDVDILMVPDLESGNMLGKQFEYLAGAATCGVVLGAKVPIALTSRADGPSSRVASAALVKLLAHEYRKNAP is encoded by the coding sequence ATGAATACCATCAACACAGCAACCAATGAACAAGACCTGATCTCCAATGTCGTGTATGAAGACTTGCAGATAGGGCAGACCGCCAGCCAGGTACGTACGCTGACGAACACCGATATCCAGGCCTTTGCTACCGTCTCGGGTGACGTCAACCCCGCCCACCTGGATGCTGAATATGCAGAGCACACGCTATTCCATGGCGTGATCGCCCATGGCATGTGGGGTGGGGCGCTCATCTCCACCATACTGGGTACGCGTTTGCCAGGGCCAGGCACGATCTATCTCGAACAAAACCTGCATTTCGTTAAACCCGTGCGCATAGGTGACACCCTGACTGTGTCAGCGACAGTGGTTGCCAAGGATGATGCAAAAAAGCGCGTGACCCTCGATTGTGAAATCAGAAACCAGAAGGGCGACAAGGTCGTATATGGCAATGCTTTGGTCATTGCTCCCACAGAAAAAGTCAGCCGCCCACGCGCCCACCTGCCCACCATGGCCATGTTCAACCTGGGCGAGCGCCAGCAGCACCTGGTTGATAGTGTCAAAGACCTGGCGGCCATCCCTTGCGCGGTCGTCCATCCCTGCGATGTCGATTCCCTGCAAGGCGCGGTCGATGCTGCAAAACATGGTCTGATCATACCCGTCCTGATTGCCCCGTTGGCGAAACTGGTCGCTGTCGCTGCTGCGGCCAATATTGATATAGGCAGCTATGAGCAAATCGATGTGCCACACAGCCATGCCGCTGCTGAAAAAGCCGTAGAACTGGCCGCCAGCGGTAAGGTAGAAGCTCTGATGAAAGGCAGCTTGCATACCGATGAACTCATGCATGCCGTCGTTGAATGTGCTGCCCTGCGTACCAAACGGCGCCTGTCGCATGTCTATCACCTGGATGTACCCATGTATCACAAGCTCTTGCTATTGACGGATGCAGCCCTGAATATTTATCCGAGCCTGCCGGAAAAAGCTGACATACTGCAAAACGCCATCAACCTGGCTCATGCCTTGAATATCACCGAACCCAAGGTTGCGCTCTTGTCTGCAGTCGAAACTGTCAACCCAAAAATCAATTCCACCATTGATGCCGCTGCCTTGTGCAAGATGGCAGAGCGCAAGCAAATCACCGGCGCTATCGTTGATGGCCCATTGGCTTTTGATAATGCCATTTCTGCCCGGGCCGCACAAATCAAGGGCATAGTCTCAGCCGTTTCTGGCGATGTGGATATCCTCATGGTGCCTGACCTAGAATCCGGCAATATGCTCGGCAAGCAATTTGAATATCTGGCAGGCGCAGCCACCTGTGGCGTTGTCCTCGGTGCCAAAGTACCCATTGCCCTGACCAGCCGTGCCGATGGCCCATCTTCCCGGGTTGCTTCTGCCGCACTCGTCAAATTACTGGCGCATGAATACCGGAAGAATGCACCATGA
- the fabI gene encoding enoyl-ACP reductase FabI: MTAASSSFSLQGKRGLIIGLANEHSIAYGCAAMVRQLGARTVLSCVNAKAHQFVAPLAAALESTLVVCDVEQEGSLEALVDAAVQELGELDFVIHSIAWAPLDDLHGRVIDSSSAGFLRAMNVSCHSFARLARLCEPHLSKSASIMTMTYLGADEAVAHYGIMGPVKAALESTVRYLATELGPAGIRVHAISPGPVPTRAASGLQDFDVLMQKAVARSPLGRLVTLDEIGRLAAFLISDASSGMTGQTLYVDGGYHIVN; encoded by the coding sequence ATGACTGCAGCAAGTTCTTCATTTTCATTACAGGGCAAACGCGGCCTGATCATAGGCTTGGCCAATGAGCACAGTATTGCCTATGGCTGTGCGGCCATGGTAAGGCAACTGGGTGCAAGGACAGTATTGTCCTGCGTGAATGCCAAGGCGCATCAGTTTGTTGCGCCGCTGGCAGCAGCGCTGGAATCCACGCTCGTCGTTTGTGACGTGGAACAGGAAGGTTCGCTGGAAGCTCTTGTTGACGCGGCAGTGCAGGAACTGGGGGAACTGGATTTTGTCATCCACTCCATCGCCTGGGCACCTTTGGATGATTTGCATGGTCGCGTCATTGACAGTTCCAGTGCAGGCTTCTTGCGTGCCATGAATGTCTCCTGTCATTCATTTGCCCGTCTGGCCAGACTATGCGAGCCGCATTTAAGCAAGAGCGCCAGCATCATGACCATGACCTATCTGGGGGCAGACGAAGCCGTTGCCCACTATGGCATCATGGGGCCGGTCAAGGCGGCACTGGAATCAACGGTGCGCTATCTGGCGACCGAGCTTGGCCCTGCAGGAATACGGGTACACGCGATATCCCCAGGCCCTGTACCTACCCGTGCAGCGTCTGGCCTGCAAGACTTCGATGTACTGATGCAGAAAGCGGTTGCCCGCTCCCCTCTGGGCAGGCTGGTGACACTCGATGAGATAGGCCGGCTAGCTGCGTTCCTGATCAGTGATGCTTCATCCGGCATGACAGGGCAGACCTTGTATGTGGATGGCGGCTATCACATCGTAAATTAA
- a CDS encoding ABC transporter permease: MNSLFDRIWWSRLQAMTWKELLQLMRDPVLLVFVLYAFSADIYNAASGVSFQLNNAALVLFDLDRSAASRELAGRFMSPEFRWAGAITHASQGQQLLDDGKAMAVLDIPPGFSDKLARGDTASVQMQIDASNSVQGFLAAVDASQIVARYGLEQTAQRYGVGIGGVGGAGGAVDAPLINNQTRVWFNPNQNDAWFMGISELLNVITLFSLLLPAAAMVREKERGTIEQLLVSPLSPLQIMIPKIVAMVAVILGGTALGLFGILVPVFAVPVAGSLLLFFALTTLYVSTLAGIGILIATMTRNMAQAGMMVILIIAPMMFLSGAWTPPEAMPTIMRLGMYVSPLYYYINASYGILMKGAGFSVLWPMFSGILLIAVMVSLTTIACFKKQFA; the protein is encoded by the coding sequence ATGAACAGTTTGTTCGATCGTATCTGGTGGAGCCGCTTGCAGGCCATGACCTGGAAAGAGTTGTTGCAACTCATGCGTGACCCTGTCTTGCTGGTGTTTGTGCTGTATGCATTTTCTGCTGATATTTATAATGCTGCTTCTGGTGTGTCATTCCAGTTAAATAATGCGGCCTTAGTATTGTTTGATCTGGACCGCAGCGCGGCATCACGCGAACTGGCTGGACGTTTCATGTCGCCTGAATTTCGCTGGGCAGGTGCCATTACGCATGCCAGTCAGGGCCAGCAATTGCTGGATGATGGCAAAGCGATGGCGGTGCTGGACATACCTCCAGGCTTTTCGGACAAGCTGGCGCGTGGTGACACCGCATCTGTACAGATGCAGATTGATGCCTCCAATTCTGTACAGGGCTTTCTGGCAGCCGTGGATGCAAGCCAAATCGTTGCCCGCTATGGCCTGGAGCAAACCGCGCAGCGTTATGGTGTCGGAATTGGTGGAGTTGGCGGGGCAGGAGGGGCTGTGGACGCACCACTGATCAATAACCAGACCCGGGTCTGGTTCAATCCTAATCAGAACGATGCCTGGTTCATGGGTATTTCAGAATTATTAAATGTAATTACCCTGTTTTCGCTGTTGCTGCCTGCGGCTGCCATGGTCAGGGAGAAAGAACGTGGCACTATAGAGCAGTTGCTGGTATCACCGCTGTCACCATTGCAGATCATGATACCCAAGATAGTGGCGATGGTAGCGGTGATCCTGGGCGGCACCGCTCTTGGGCTATTCGGCATTCTGGTGCCGGTCTTTGCCGTGCCGGTAGCAGGAAGCTTGTTATTGTTCTTTGCACTGACTACCTTGTATGTCAGTACCCTGGCCGGCATAGGCATATTGATCGCCACCATGACGCGCAATATGGCGCAGGCAGGCATGATGGTGATACTTATCATCGCCCCCATGATGTTTTTGTCGGGCGCATGGACTCCCCCTGAAGCTATGCCCACCATCATGCGACTGGGCATGTATGTATCACCGCTGTATTACTACATCAATGCCAGTTACGGTATTTTGATGAAAGGGGCTGGCTTCAGTGTATTGTGGCCCATGTTTTCAGGCATATTGCTGATCGCCGTAATGGTGAGCCTGACGACGATAGCATGTTTCAAAAAACAGTTTGCCTGA
- a CDS encoding ABC transporter permease yields MNLRRISVVAYKEWREIVRDRLFFVLAFVVPSLLMLLFGYGLSLDVENIPLAIVDYDQSVSSRDYAHHFSDSRYFSFQGYAQREQDVEKLLVDNSLRAVIIIPPDFGTRLKSGQATTVQTWIDGTFPFRALTAKGYVTAINAAMNLDNLSAHFSALTGIGQETLRNSMQSVKLETRYLYNQEVKSIWSIAPKLIMVILMLSPPFLTALGVVREKESGAIYNVYSSTLSRGEYLIGKLLPYVGISIVNACALTAFALLLFGAPFKGDPLFFLLSTILYVICTTGIGLLVSVMVNTQVAAMVGTAIVTVVPAVLYSGMIIPIPSLSAIASVIAHALPGMYYAEIAMGSFLKGVGIAALWQDMLILALYAIALFTAGFLGFSKRPKN; encoded by the coding sequence ATGAATCTGCGGCGTATCAGTGTAGTGGCGTATAAGGAATGGCGCGAGATCGTGCGCGACCGCCTGTTTTTTGTCCTGGCTTTTGTCGTACCATCCTTATTGATGCTGCTGTTTGGCTATGGCCTGTCGCTGGATGTGGAAAACATTCCCCTGGCGATTGTGGATTACGACCAGTCTGTCAGTTCGCGTGACTATGCACATCATTTCAGTGATTCTCGCTATTTCTCCTTCCAGGGCTATGCACAGCGGGAGCAGGACGTAGAAAAGCTGCTGGTCGATAACAGCTTGCGGGCTGTCATCATTATTCCGCCCGATTTTGGTACACGCTTGAAATCAGGCCAGGCAACGACGGTGCAAACCTGGATAGACGGTACTTTCCCTTTCCGTGCACTGACGGCAAAAGGCTATGTGACCGCCATCAATGCCGCCATGAATCTTGATAATTTGTCGGCCCATTTCTCTGCGCTGACAGGAATAGGGCAAGAGACTTTGCGTAACAGCATGCAGTCGGTCAAGCTGGAGACAAGGTATTTGTATAATCAGGAGGTCAAGAGCATCTGGTCGATAGCGCCCAAACTCATCATGGTTATCCTCATGCTGTCACCACCATTTCTGACTGCTTTGGGCGTAGTCAGGGAGAAAGAATCCGGTGCTATCTATAACGTCTATTCATCCACCTTGTCACGCGGTGAATACCTGATAGGAAAATTACTGCCCTATGTAGGAATTTCCATCGTCAATGCCTGTGCGCTGACCGCATTTGCCCTGCTGCTGTTTGGTGCGCCATTCAAGGGTGATCCGCTATTCTTTTTGCTATCCACCATACTGTATGTGATTTGCACTACCGGCATAGGTTTGCTGGTGTCGGTGATGGTGAATACCCAGGTGGCAGCCATGGTGGGTACGGCCATTGTGACGGTGGTACCTGCGGTACTTTATTCAGGCATGATTATTCCTATCCCTTCGCTGTCTGCCATTGCTTCAGTCATTGCCCATGCCTTGCCCGGCATGTATTACGCAGAGATCGCCATGGGTAGCTTTCTCAAGGGGGTTGGCATTGCGGCATTGTGGCAAGACATGTTGATCCTGGCTTTGTATGCCATAGCCTTGTTTACAGCAGGATTTCTTGGTTTTTCCAAGCGGCCAAAAAATTGA
- a CDS encoding ATP-binding cassette domain-containing protein, with protein MMKQMQPVATIPGPIVLARALMKSYGNSIAMDGIDLQVEAGEIYGLIGPDGAGKSSLLKSVAGVLAHDSGDLQVFGTLINSEKSSELIKDRIGLMPQGLGQNLYGDLSVEENIDYFGGLRLLSKAELGERKEALLRSTRLERFRDRPMKNLSGGMKQKLGLVCTLIHEPQLVILDEPTTGVDPVSRREFWSILARLLKEKGITALVSTAYMDEASRFHRVSLMHAGKILASGEPEQIKTLAAGSVVSMVCSKAEQQIAAVHQLGQQFPQMEVLGQDIRVFVDETDAAKAIAQVQLCVPDVAISHSEVLEPELEDVFIALLRKKQLLASKATQKNPDSTDLPAQRHADHGLAIEAENLSRIFGAFKAVDDLSFRVPQGEIFGLLGANGAGKSTVIKMLTGILSPSSGKGRVAGADMRDAGRQIRERIGYMSQAFSLYLDLSVLENIRLYAGIYGLTRQQTAARMDWILDMAGLRPFGGALAASLPMGLRQRLALGCALIHRPQVLFLDEPTSGVDPLGRRAFWEVLFKLAREENVTILVTTHYMSEAEHCDHIALMYAGRIVADASPDQLKADVEAQAGKLYELKAAGDANQAQAMLEILHKNGFSSAALFGSRIHVMLPEPEQDLPRLHALLQTPDIQFQQKRLSMEDVFVHIVTRLEAEDAKARGEQA; from the coding sequence ATGATGAAACAAATGCAGCCAGTTGCGACGATTCCCGGACCAATCGTTCTCGCACGTGCACTGATGAAATCCTATGGCAATTCGATTGCCATGGACGGCATAGACTTGCAGGTGGAAGCTGGCGAAATCTATGGCCTGATTGGTCCTGACGGTGCGGGCAAGAGCAGCTTGCTGAAATCCGTCGCAGGCGTGCTGGCACACGACTCTGGCGACCTGCAGGTATTTGGCACACTGATCAATTCTGAGAAAAGCAGTGAATTGATCAAGGACAGGATAGGCCTCATGCCCCAGGGCCTGGGACAGAATCTGTATGGTGATCTGTCGGTAGAAGAAAACATCGATTACTTCGGAGGCTTGCGGCTGCTAAGCAAGGCTGAACTGGGTGAGCGCAAGGAAGCCCTGCTGCGCAGCACCAGGCTGGAAAGATTCCGTGACCGTCCCATGAAAAACCTGTCCGGCGGCATGAAGCAAAAGCTGGGGCTGGTTTGCACTCTTATCCACGAGCCACAACTGGTGATACTGGATGAGCCAACCACGGGCGTTGATCCGGTATCCCGTCGCGAATTCTGGAGCATCCTCGCGCGCCTGCTCAAGGAAAAGGGCATCACAGCACTGGTGTCCACCGCCTATATGGATGAAGCCAGCCGCTTTCACCGCGTATCGCTCATGCATGCAGGCAAGATACTCGCATCAGGCGAGCCTGAACAAATCAAGACCCTGGCGGCAGGCTCGGTGGTCAGCATGGTATGCAGCAAGGCGGAGCAGCAGATAGCTGCTGTCCATCAGCTAGGCCAGCAATTCCCCCAGATGGAAGTATTGGGGCAAGACATACGTGTATTCGTCGATGAGACCGATGCCGCCAAGGCCATTGCACAAGTGCAGCTATGTGTGCCTGACGTCGCTATCAGTCACAGCGAGGTGCTGGAGCCAGAACTGGAAGATGTCTTTATCGCGCTCCTGCGGAAAAAACAGTTATTGGCCAGCAAAGCGACTCAGAAAAATCCTGACTCCACTGATCTCCCTGCTCAGCGTCATGCCGATCATGGCCTGGCGATAGAGGCAGAAAATCTGTCGCGTATTTTTGGTGCGTTCAAGGCAGTGGATGATCTGAGCTTTCGCGTACCGCAAGGCGAGATTTTCGGTTTGCTGGGTGCGAATGGTGCAGGTAAAAGCACGGTCATCAAGATGCTGACTGGCATACTCAGCCCCAGCAGCGGCAAGGGCAGGGTGGCGGGGGCTGACATGCGGGATGCCGGCCGGCAGATACGTGAACGCATAGGCTATATGTCGCAGGCGTTTTCCCTTTACCTTGATCTTTCAGTGCTGGAAAACATACGCCTGTATGCAGGTATCTATGGCCTGACCAGGCAGCAAACCGCAGCACGCATGGACTGGATACTGGATATGGCAGGCCTGCGTCCTTTCGGCGGTGCGCTGGCAGCCAGCCTGCCCATGGGCTTGCGCCAGCGCCTGGCACTGGGTTGCGCACTGATACACAGGCCGCAAGTGCTGTTCCTTGACGAGCCTACTTCTGGAGTTGATCCCCTGGGACGCCGTGCCTTTTGGGAAGTCCTGTTCAAGCTTGCCCGCGAAGAAAACGTCACCATCCTGGTCACGACCCACTATATGTCAGAGGCAGAGCACTGCGACCATATCGCCCTCATGTATGCCGGGCGCATAGTCGCAGATGCGTCGCCAGATCAATTGAAGGCTGACGTGGAAGCGCAGGCTGGCAAATTGTATGAATTGAAGGCAGCGGGGGATGCCAATCAGGCGCAGGCCATGCTGGAAATTTTACACAAGAATGGTTTTTCCAGTGCTGCTTTGTTCGGTTCGCGCATCCACGTGATGTTGCCGGAACCTGAACAGGATCTGCCGCGTCTCCATGCACTTCTGCAGACACCTGACATCCAGTTCCAGCAAAAGCGTTTGAGCATGGAAGACGTCTTTGTCCACATCGTCACCAGGCTGGAAGCAGAAGACGCCAAAGCCAGGGGAGAGCAAGCATGA
- a CDS encoding HlyD family secretion protein, which yields MENKSKLLGPALLGVAAVLIAGGYFYYLAQSRKMPEGLIVANGRIEGDRIVAAAKYPGRISKVFAREGDSVKAGAVIAQLEDDSVQAKVEQARQASNATEAQVRAAQGALDVAQKEVPLGINLADATVSQAQAAYSKAMAVEQQARLDAQRHKDLFERGVIEKHRYEQADLAWQVAQSDVKAAQEAVNRARQGLSQAQLGNDKVKARQQDIAALKAQHDRADAAVAEASSVLADLLIKSPGSGVVLTRLREPGEVVMPGGSILEMVDLDHLYLKVYVAESRIGQLRLGLPARIYVDSQGEQFYEAKVSYIATRAEFTPKEVQTTDERVKLVYAVKLSLDKNPDHRLTPGIPADAVIRWKEEQAWQKPRWK from the coding sequence ATGGAAAATAAATCCAAATTGCTGGGCCCTGCCTTACTCGGTGTTGCTGCCGTGCTCATCGCTGGTGGCTATTTTTACTATCTGGCACAGTCACGCAAGATGCCAGAAGGCCTGATCGTCGCCAATGGCCGTATTGAGGGCGACCGCATCGTCGCTGCTGCTAAATACCCTGGCCGCATCAGCAAGGTGTTTGCCAGGGAGGGCGATAGTGTCAAGGCAGGGGCCGTCATTGCACAACTCGAAGATGACAGTGTCCAGGCCAAGGTCGAGCAGGCCAGACAGGCTTCCAATGCAACTGAAGCACAGGTCCGTGCGGCGCAAGGTGCCCTTGATGTGGCGCAGAAAGAAGTGCCTTTGGGTATCAACCTCGCAGATGCCACAGTCAGCCAGGCCCAGGCTGCTTATTCCAAGGCCATGGCAGTCGAACAGCAAGCCCGGCTTGATGCACAACGTCACAAGGACTTGTTTGAGCGTGGCGTGATCGAAAAGCACAGATACGAGCAGGCTGACCTGGCATGGCAGGTGGCACAGTCAGATGTCAAGGCTGCGCAAGAGGCGGTTAATCGCGCCAGGCAAGGGCTCTCGCAGGCGCAACTGGGTAACGACAAGGTCAAGGCAAGGCAGCAGGATATTGCAGCTTTAAAAGCCCAGCACGACAGGGCAGATGCTGCAGTGGCAGAAGCCAGTTCCGTACTCGCCGATCTGCTCATCAAATCACCAGGTTCTGGTGTGGTGCTGACACGTTTGCGTGAGCCAGGTGAAGTTGTCATGCCTGGCGGGTCCATCCTGGAGATGGTCGATCTTGATCATTTGTACCTGAAGGTATATGTAGCCGAATCAAGAATTGGGCAATTACGCCTGGGTTTGCCCGCACGTATTTATGTGGATTCGCAGGGTGAGCAGTTCTATGAAGCGAAGGTCAGCTATATCGCCACGAGAGCAGAATTTACACCCAAGGAGGTGCAGACCACCGATGAGCGGGTCAAACTGGTGTATGCCGTCAAACTCAGTCTGGACAAAAATCCTGACCACAGGCTGACCCCAGGCATACCGGCAGACGCCGTCATACGCTGGAAAGAAGAGCAAGCCTGGCAAAAGCCACGCTGGAAATAA